In Scatophagus argus isolate fScaArg1 chromosome 3, fScaArg1.pri, whole genome shotgun sequence, the genomic stretch AGCATTTACACGAGATGCAGCGGCTGACATTTGCATTAATTAGCTGCACGACTGATAGTGCCTCATCACACGTGAGGATCCCGATAAGCAGCCTAATCGCTTAATCTCTTCTTATTCAACATCCTGAATAAGAAGCATAAAATCGGCTCTCACTGCAGTGCATTAACTTGTTCTGTCTGCTTTGCTTGTAATAAACTCACCATCATCACCAAGAGTGAAAACATGTCGAAGTTCTGTAGATAATTGatgttttcactcttttttgGAGCAAAACATTTTACGTACTTTCAGTTGAGTGCAGTAATGGGCAGCACTGGGAACAAGAGCCCAAGAATTTGGTGTGACGTTGATTTTATGAGTGTTAATTACAATGTGAAAAGCTAGAATTACTGTGTTAGTGGCATAAAAGCATACACAAAAGTCATCTATTTGTGACTTGCAAATAAGTCAgtatgaacaacaacaacaacaacaacaacaaaacaacaacaacaaaaaaaaacagaaagaaaggaaaattgGAAAACACCTGCCACAGTTTGCCAACATTGACGCTGAATTTACTACAACACAATAAAGCAGTTTGTCATCAGGAATGTTCACTCCAAAAAAAAGGTTAGCAGCTGCCACAGGCCATCAAGGACCTGTTCCAAGCCAGAGTTGGGCCAGTGAATTGTTGGAGCTTGCATGTTTTAATTCGAAACCTTCAAGAGGTGGTGGTCATTGTCAGAGTCTATAGGGATCACTGCTGGCCACAGAAAATTCATTTCCTTGTTCCTTTGGTGCCTTGAAGTTTTCAACTAAGAAACTCAATGATACGTTTTGATAATGGGGCTTTTTCATCTTTCGCTCCTTCACTCTGAAAAGAGTTGTAGAACTGTTTTTGTGCTGACACCTTGGGCTACACCCTCATGTGGAATACGGCCAACATGGTGCTAAATATGTGCCATGTCCTTATCCTATTATTATACCTACATTGTCATTATTTCTGTACATGTTACAGCCAAGTGGGTGTTGTTAAATCTCTTCCTCCTAACTCCACTTTACATTCAACCATTCAACTTGTTATCTTCTTTCAAGATGATTTATTTGAAGATTTCATGCTATATATTAGCTTGTAGCAAACAGGTCAACCACGTAGTTCTCTTTTTTGGGGAATAAAATTTACCATTTTGTAATTCCCTCCATAAAATTCGTTCCTCCCACTGTGTTTCTGACAGTGCTACAGTTTCATCGTGCATCTCTGAACACCCACACCCTCTGGGCCCCTTGCAGTACATCATTGACTGAGCTTGACTTTGTGATCAACTGattcacaaaaataaagccTATAATAAGCTTTGGAAGAGACAAACTCccttttactgctgctgtgttaacaTCATGACTGATATCAAACGTTTTCCAATACAAAGAGAACTGAACTAGACAGGACAAGAGCATATCCAGATAGACAAATTGAATAGGTTATTTCTCAGAACTGTTATGTCTGATAAAAACTTTTCCACTAAATCAAATGATTCACCTTCTTCACCCTGCAAGTGACTGCATAACAATTGATGGTTAAATTGAATTAACCTTTCAAAAATCCCAAAACTGGGTGGGGTTGGAAAACAGACCATACATTTGGGTTTTCATATGGCTAGTTTGTAGTGAAACAGTGGTGTCGATTGTGTTCCTGGCGCTCAGaacaaataatgttttataCTAGATGAGCAGAACTAAAGATTAAACGTTAGTTGGCCTTAAGCAAGCTTCAGTTCGCAGACTACTGTCCAACCAGTAAAAAGACTTCTTTGTGAGCTGGAGGTGGTGACGTCAAATGGGCtctataaagaaataaattcatAGTTAAGCTGGAACAACACAGCAGTAGGAGGATGAGTCTCAGTGTCCTCCTCCATTTCTTAACTTGCATAACTAATGAGCTTTAAGCCCTGGATAAATTAGGAAGGACTAGTGACTGCTCTCAAATTTGCACATGTTAGCTTACTGTCCACAGTGTACGCTAACAAGATAAAGGgattatatactgtatgtagatTACTACGATCAATTACCAAACGCATAACATGTTGGAGATGCTTGAATACAGCCATTATCAGGTGAGatgaatcatttctttttttgtccttaatattatttcagaaaacaaaaacagaggaacTGAAACAGAGTCTGAAGATGAAACTaatatttaatgtctttgttgttgttaaaataCTTAATTTGTAAGAATGTCCTGTTAAATACAGTGCCGATAGCCCACCTAGACTGTTATCTATGGTTGCTtgaatgcaggaaaaaaaatcagatgtaacagaatatttattttttttcttattattgttttgCTGCATGAATTTTAACTTTGCATAGATCATGTGACATGGCTGCATTTCTTCACAGTGTCCCCTCTGTGCAGGGTTTTCAGTCTCAAGTAAATAAATTGGGTCAGTAGCAGAGTGAACAACACATTACTGCAACTTAGCATATACACAATAACTGTTTCAATGCGAGCCCTGCAatggtgttttctgttttttttgattttgatttgaaatagAAGCATCAATCATGAAACTGAATCTAAAATGTCTTAAGTTTTATAAGTTTTACTTTACTGTGCCATCATCACATTCAAAGCAAACTTGTTTTCTATGAATTACTCAGTGTTTGTGATCTGTAATCCTTGTTTTCTGATACgcaatacaaaaaaacatacattagACCTGATACAACGATGAATGTGAAATCCCAGGTTTTGATGTTTACATCTCTCTCCTGTAGGTGCATACCCACCTGGAGAGTCCCACCAAGTACCACATCCAGCAGGCCCCTCGGCAGCAGGTGAGGCAGTATCTGTCCACCACCCTGGGTGGTAAGGCTGGCAGCCAGTGCCCCAGCCAGCCCCCGGAGCACGGCATGCCACCCGGGCCTGGCAGCAGCGCCCCCAACAGTCCCATGGCCCTGCTAACCCTCAGTTCCAACTGTGAGAAAGAGGTGCGCTGGCTCATCACCAAACATTTATAATTTCATGACATTCAGACATGTTGATAAAAGTTTAATTATtactgtggttttgtgtttataCAGATGGATGATGTCATTGATGATATTATTAGCTTGGAGTCAAGTTACAACGAAGATGTTCTTGGGCTCATGGACCCAGGACTTCAAATGAACAATCCGGTAATTTCAGTTTATAAAGAATTATTACTGTTGATACCGGGTCTTTGAATTGGATTTGTATACTAGACAGGTTTCCTGGAATGacttttttaaatactttgtaGCTCCCTGTGTCTGGTAACCTTCTCGATGTGTATGGAAACCAAGGGCTTCCACTGCCTGGCCTCGCCATCAGCAACTCCTGTCCACCCAACATCAAGAGGGAATACACAGGTGAACCACAGAGAGACATGATTCACTGTTTACTCTTTTTACTGTTCATTTACTGCACTGTGGTATCATTTGAGTTTAGTTTTGATGGGTAGTTAGTGGACAATGAGTGCTTTAAATTACAAATTGTGAAATCATCTGACAGTCAGTTTAGGACATTTTTCTGTGACTAATAACTACTAGAGTCAGTTATTAGTCAAGTTCTCTTGGCAATGTAAAATTCATCTCAGGTATCAGGTAGTCTATTCTGATTGAAAAGTTTCTAAGTTCTGTATGTTTAAGATCCAATACAGTATTTGTGCAGTTATATtgtaaaatgattttgaatgattttgtttattatgaCTAACTCCTAATCAAGGAGAACATCAACATTTGTGCATTAAAATGTATCAGATAAGAGGGTATCTCTAGCCCAGTGTCAATATTGTGTGCCATTTGGAAATGCACAAGATACTATGAAGTCAAATATTTGCCAAATAACTACTCCAGCTCCTGGCATGAAGCAAGTACTGGACAAGCCTGGATCCTGTGGCCAGTATGAAAACTATCAAAGGCCAGAAGGCTTTCCAGTAGGTAAGcaaaacagaatgaagaaaGTGAAGtagatggtgttttttttttttaaactgtagaAGCTGTAAAAGTTTTCaatcacattttctgaaataGTTTAGAAACCAACATGTGTATAACTAAATCGCACACAATATGACTCAACTGtaattattataaaaaataacaagctAATTCACATAATTTTAGCTTTACTGTAATCCACAGAGCATGTAAATGATTTTCTATAGGCTGTGATTGACCAGCATTACACAGTAAATTAATAGATTTCAAATGTGCTAGTACACATagtaacagatttttttgtacagtatgtgaaatACTAACATGTAATTCCATTCATTGAATGTAGTGCTTTATTaagcatttaattaaattatggTGATTCCTCATAGCGCTGACATTCATGTTTCTTGCTGATCCACAGAGGCTGAAGTTCGTGCTCTTgctaaagagagacagaagaaagacaatCACAACTTAAGTGAGTCGTcctaaatacatttttatagcTAATTTCATAAGTACAAATATAAGTATTGAggtatattattattatatatatatgtcatatgtcatttacttttacttctgcTTTTAAGAAACTAAGAAAGTGCATTCTTTAAAAccatgtaattttttttatttgtaaaaaattttatttgtaaaatctTATCAATATTATGATCTGTAATCAATGTTTCAAAGTCTATAAAGACTGATTTACCAAGTTGCTGTActtactgtattttctgtttgacaAATTTTAGTTGAACGAAGACGGAGATTCAACATCAACGATCGCATCAAGGAGCTGGGAACCTTAATACCCAAGTCAAATGATCCGTAAGTGatttttgtacatatttatgATTGGAAATAAATGTGctatttatttctctgtctaTTCATTAACATCCTTTAAGTGTTAAGTACAATGGCTTTTTGCTCAGAGGGGCCTTAGAGAATCCTGAACTGTTCCGGTCATCTGGTCAGCTGACTCTGACTGTGGACTATTGTCTCCTGTATATCCCAGAGACATGCGTTGGAATAAGGGCACCATTCTGAAAGCCTCAGTGGACTACATCAGGAGGCTACAGcgagagcagcagagagctAAGGAACTTGAGTGCCGACAGAGAAAATTGGAGCACGCAAACCGTCATCTGATGCTTCGTATACAGGTATGTATATGAACCCAACAGTGCAGTACTTCActaataaagacaaataaatagatGTGTTGTATTTGGCTGTTTCATTGCTTTATTTATGCACTGGGGCATTGGAATGTTCACTGCGAACTGTAGTACCTTAAAGGTTTAAATTTATTCAATATGTTGCTTTGCGAGTGCTAAACTACTGACATTCTCAGCTTCCTTGACTAAACACTAGTTTGTggtaattagcaaatgttagtgTGCTAGCATGCCAAACTAAGATGGCAAACATGGTAAACGTTCTATTGGCTAAACATTAATATGTCAGCTGTGCCACAGTGAGaacattagcatgctgacatCGGGTACATcacatttattatatttgtgcAACCATCTAGGAGTTGGAGATCCAGGCTCGTGCTCATGGCCTTGCAGTGGCGTCAACACCATCCGTCTGCACATCGGATTTGATGGCACGAGCCATTAAACAGGAGCCTGTCCTCGGCGACTGTCCCTCAGATCTCTACCAACACAGCTCACCCCCTGACATGTCCCCACCCACCACGCTGGACCTCAACAATGGCACCATCACCTTTGACCAGATTCCTTCAGATGCTGGGGACCCTGGCCCTTATGGAAGCTCCAGGACCTGTAAAATGAAAGAACTGGTAACCCTGTCGCCAATTTCCCCAAGTGATCCCCTGCTGTCTGCAGTGT encodes the following:
- the mitfa gene encoding melanocyte inducing transcription factor a, with amino-acid sequence MDIKALLFGQENITGCNKSVFCLFRPVLCNYFPPLFALGWAGVLSAPPDLPGLYKSLQSSHPLLAVTSWVRLPEQPVFSHHQGQERREDREKRTRDLLHHSTQHTSTIHVTPSHGRPAVNQLPMEVLKVHTHLESPTKYHIQQAPRQQVRQYLSTTLGGKAGSQCPSQPPEHGMPPGPGSSAPNSPMALLTLSSNCEKEMDDVIDDIISLESSYNEDVLGLMDPGLQMNNPLPVSGNLLDVYGNQGLPLPGLAISNSCPPNIKREYTAPGMKQVLDKPGSCGQYENYQRPEGFPVEAEVRALAKERQKKDNHNLIERRRRFNINDRIKELGTLIPKSNDPDMRWNKGTILKASVDYIRRLQREQQRAKELECRQRKLEHANRHLMLRIQELEIQARAHGLAVASTPSVCTSDLMARAIKQEPVLGDCPSDLYQHSSPPDMSPPTTLDLNNGTITFDQIPSDAGDPGPYGSSRTCKMKELVTLSPISPSDPLLSAVSPDGSNSVSNHHSSCSSMEEKEQGC